In the genome of Drosophila subpulchrella strain 33 F10 #4 breed RU33 chromosome 2L, RU_Dsub_v1.1 Primary Assembly, whole genome shotgun sequence, one region contains:
- the LOC119548893 gene encoding ABC transporter G family member 20, translating to MAAVEVRNGYKYYGSKSNPKIVLNQLNMNVMRGSIYGLLGASGCGKTTLLSCIVGQRRLNGGEVSVLGVKPGEPGSGVPGSRVGFMPQEIALVEEMTVKETIFYFGRIYGLTDERIREKFKLLKELLQLPPARQMIKQCSGGQQRRLSFACAMIHDPELLILDEPTVGLDPMLREKIWDFLVETTRNSKLAVIITTHYIEEAKQANCIGLMRNGVLLAEDTPTNIMIKFGTQSIEDAFLILSQRQGNEDQLAQIMEHNKNQALPAAVLPPEVIDTHEPNTPEKQPIPFEEPPNDNRKKIFFTTKGRVKALMTKNFVQLFRQPSGIIFMLLFPIIQLTCFYLAIGKTPTNLEIGVYSGEVQSYGECFNDSLVTVYKDSENDSCLFHKLSCRYIRELGDDVATRKYYSSEADALSDAKKATTVGYLHFAQNFSESILAVLEDGIHSSDGAVDHAELSIHIDMTDQQVAYFMQRKLRDKFSSFMRSVVKDCNVSSAIVDLPVQFQEPIFGSADIEFQQYCAPGVVMTMVFFLATLMTAAVFISERMDGIWDRTLLAGVSATEMLWAHLLTQLIIMALQSFEVIMYIGLVFDTYNNGDTTTLIGLLTLTAFCGMLFGLFISVFCKSHTEANFVATGAFYPMIILCGLLWPLESMPQILQDLVMVLPFTIPSISARNVIEKGWSITHEKVYNGFLVMAGWTIIFFVLCLIGIRRKA from the exons ATGGCGGCCGTTGAAGTAAGGAATGGCTACAAGTACTATGGCTCCAAATCGAATCCCAAGATTGTGCTCAACCAGCTGAATATGAACGTGATGCGTGGATCCAT ATACGGATTGCTGGGAGCCTCAGGCTGTGGAAAGACCACCCTGCTGTCCTGCATTGTCGGCCAGAGGCGTCTCAATGGGGGCGAGGTCTCCGTTCTTGGCGTTAAGCCAGGTGAGCCGGGTAGCGGTGTCCCAGGTTCCCGGGTGGGTTTCATGCCCCAGGAGATCGCCCTGGTCGAGGAGATGACCGTTAAGGAGACCATCTTCTACTTCGGTCGCATCTACGGCCTGACAGACGAACGCATCCGGGAGAAGTTCAAGCTGCTCAAGGAGCTGCTCCAATTGCCACCGGCCAGGCAGATGATCAAGCAGTGCAGCGGGGGACAGCAGCGGAGATTGTCCTTCGCCTGCGCCATGATACACGATCCGGAGCTCCTCATCCTGGACGAACCCACAGTGGGATTGGATCCCATGCTGCGTGAAAA AATCTGGGATTTTCTCGTAGAGACAACGAGAAATAGCAAATTGGCTGTGATCATTACCACCCATTATATAGAGGAAGCCAAACAGGCAAATTGC ATTGGTCTTATGCGCAATGGCGTGCTATTGGCCGAAGATACACCCACCAACATAATGATCAAGTTTGGAACTCAGTCGATCGAGGACGCGTTCCTTATTTTGAGTCAGCGGCAGGGCAACGAAGATCAGTTGGCCCAAATCATGGAACACAATAAGAACCAGGCCCTGCCGGCTGCTGTCCTACCTCCCGAGGTTATAGACACCCACGAGCCGAACACGCCGGAAAAACAACCCATTCCGTTCGAGGAACCTCCGAACGATAACCGCAAAAAGATTTTCTTCACCACCAAGGGCAGGGTCAAGGCCCTGATGACGAAGAACTTTGTGCAGCTTTTCCGTCAGCCTTC AGGAATTATTTTCATGCTACTATTTCCCATCATACAATTGACCTGCTTTTATTTGGCCATTGGAAAGACTCCCACGAATCTGGAGATAGGAGTTTATTCCGGTGAAGTGCAGAGCTACGGGGAGTGCTTTAACGATAGTCTGGTCACAGTTTACAAGGACAGCGAAAACGACAGTTGTCTATTCCACAAGCTATCCTGCAGATACATCCGCGAGTTGGGTGACGATGTGGCCACGCGGAAATACTATTCCAGTGAAGCAGATGCCTTGAGCGATGCGAAAAAGGCAACAACCGTTGGCTATTTACATTTTGCCCAGAACTTTAGCGAATCGATTCTCGCGGTGCTGGAGGATGGAATCCATTCCAGTGACGGAGCCGTCGACCATGCCGAACTTAGTATCCACATCGATATGACTG ATCAACAAGTGGCGTACTTTATGCAGCGAAAACTTCGTGACAAGTTTAGCTCGTTCATGCGAAGTGTTGTCAAGGACTGCAATGTTTCCTCGGCCATTGTGGATCTGCCCGTTCAGTTCCAGGAGCCGATCTTCGGCAGCGCAGACATCGAGTTCCAGCAGTATTGTGCCCCGGGTGTGGTCATGAC CATGGTGTTTTTCCTGGCCACTTTGATGACGGCTGCTGTGTTCATTTCGGAGCGTATGGATGGCATCTGGGATCGAACTCTGTTGGCAGGTGTCTCGGCCACCGAAATGCTGTGGGCCCATCTCTTGACCCAGCTCATCATCATGGCTCTGCAGTCGTTCGAGGTTATCATGTACATTGGCCTGGTTTTCGATACCTACAACAATGGGGATACCACAACGCTCATTGGATTGTTAACACTGACCGCTTTCTGTGGCATGCTGTTTG GTCTCTTCATATCTGTATTCTGCAAATCGCATACAGAGGCAAACTTTGTGGCCACAGGGGCATTTTACCCCATGATTATACTTTGCG GGCTTCTGTGGCCCCTGGAGAGCATGCCGCAGATTCTTCAGGATCTGGTCATGGTGCTACCCTTCACCATTCCCTCCATTTCGGCTCGAAACGTTATCGAGAAGGGCTGGAGCATCACCCACGAGAAGGTCTACAATGGTTTCTTGGTCATGGCCGGCTGGACGATCATTTTCTTCGTCCTCTGCCTGATCGGTATCAGACGAAAGGCGTAA